In Primulina huaijiensis isolate GDHJ02 chromosome 6, ASM1229523v2, whole genome shotgun sequence, a single window of DNA contains:
- the LOC140977961 gene encoding 5-amino-6-(5-phospho-D-ribitylamino)uracil phosphatase, chloroplastic-like, with protein MVESIATTSILGLRPVYGNHYCKNVSNKRKPADLCRLTFTKFLGKEVSLSAAFPRFRFDRPRMLWLKAQAMELTKEAYSYREREQIHREFMYGIGGTGLDQMRGFWPPENKADNPALGNPLLRQERLGCGWLGAIFEWEGVLIEDNPDLENQAWLALSQEEGKSPPPAFMLRRIEGMKNEQAISEILCWSRDPVQVKRMASRKEDIYQSLQGGIFQFRSGSQEFVNVLIQYKVPIALVSTRPRKYLETAIRAIGIEGVFTVIVAAEDVYRGKPDPEMFVYAAQLLQFIPERVIVFGNSNQTVEAAHDARMKCVAVASKHPVYELGAADLVVRRLNELSVIDIKNLAAVELDEFKSGEPEMEMEVEEEDHLPPVAVDDSFW; from the coding sequence ATGGTGGAGTCAATCGCGACAACATCCATATTGGGGTTGCGACCTGTGTACGGAAACCATTATTGCAAGAATGTCTCAAACAAGCGAAAGCCGGCTGATCTTTGTCGGCTTACGTTTACAAAATTTCTCGGTAAGGAAGTTTCTTTATCTGCTGCTTTTCCAAGATTTCGGTTTGATCGGCCAAGGATGTTGTGGCTGAAGGCTCAAGCGATGGAATTGACgaaggaggcatactcctatcGTGAGAGAGAGCAAATACATCGTGAGTTTATGTACGGGATAGGAGGGACTGGCTTGGATCAGATGCGGGGGTTCTGGCCACCGGAAAATAAGGCGGATAATCCCGCACTAGGTAATCCTTTGCTTAGGCAAGAAAGACTTGGTTGTGGATGGTTAGGTGCTATATTTGAGTGGGAAGGCGTGTTAATCGAGGACAATCCAGATCTCGAGAACCAAGCTTGGCTGGCTCTTTCTCAGGAAGAAGGAAAATCGCCACCGCCAGCTTTCATGCTTCGTAGAATAGAAGGAATGAAGAATGAGCAAGCAATATCCGAAATTCTCTGCTGGTCAAGAGATCCAGTCCAAGTAAAAAGAATGGCATCAAGAAAAGAGGATATTTACCAGTCTTTGCAGGGTGGGATTTTTCAATTTCGCTCTGGATCTCAAGAATTCGTGAATGTTCTGATACAGTACAAAGTTCCTATTGCTTTGGTATCTACCAGACCAAGAAAGTATCTAGAAACAGCCATTAGAGCCATTGGGATCGAAGGGGTGTTTACTGTCATCGTGGCTGCAGAGGATGTCTACCGAGGAAAGCCCGATCCGGAGATGTTCGTGTATGCTGCACAGCTCCTGCAGTTCATACCCGAGAGAGTGATAGTGTTTGGGAACTCGAATCAAACCGTTGAGGCAGCTCATGATGCTAGGATGAAATGTGTGGCCGTTGCTAGCAAACACCCTGTATATGAGCTTGGAGCCGCTGATTTGGTAGTGAGACGACTTAATGAGCTCTCAGTGATCGATATAAAGAACCTAGCAGCTGTTGAATTGGATGAGTTTAAATCCGGTGAACCAGAGATGGAGATGGAGGTTGAGGAAGAAGATCACCTCCCTCCTGTTGCTGTTGATGATAGTTTCTGGTGA
- the LOC140977960 gene encoding uncharacterized protein isoform X1, whose protein sequence is MMRESNISCMRGVLDVLESGQVRACNDQISNGELMNKHIIDYPRKLDRLGSFNEECRRIQFAADLAICRADTRETRFSNLLEEDITVENHNANQMIVKGLQHEKTESDLLHHLAKTQYIAREKGKKSARNSSLSHNSASLIHRPSSISAATSLNKLRIEEILGVICTQDADLKMKHVQRRAKAFVDQMFIDRRFFGKQEASSECKPFSDALEVLSTNKDLFMEFLPEPNPMSARFTKPVLEAKFSEFESTYDISSENRNLKKPLLEKIDHKCQYAMKTHFTRHHDKVVILKPAPQNIRYSENMTRHCSSGQSNQKRNLTAFNAFKEMKRKLKYTFGGSRKGTKQLSMKVNSNKLAYDKPILGVGDCICRGMDTVNSFSSSKNVEIRGHLSKKSSLRSIEGPDNICMKETVRRKIDFPSVSLSMKQEFDVIFEAKRQLYARVNEVNALENTKSKRSPKTVAQILSSPEHDFSWPISPKRDSLYCSGSPQMRFSTYSNSPSITRSSCLIMNERQSICPSPLRPNKEVICNEDYKIHEGTETLETKNISSMIRSSDDHEYCTILSETDEVDFNDGEQEIEEIDSIQKHELSTSEVESESSSTVQRSDVTELQEDDEIAAHFIDTHSENETLASTLDDIPFTSLSICDSTKYQEEHLSPVSVLEPFFIDVINSPPSTVFQTVERSLQPLRLNFEECSSDPTTHDPKLDIKTCKNEQDHISVYVHLVLQASCVNWDHLSDISPLHEELIHASLFDELEFPLIDPNLNPKLLFDHINEVLLEIYQWNFSSPPWLTFIKPKITSLPLEEVVLDEIMKEADFYVLPQTERRTLNEIVSKDIAHSRTWLDVRLDAEQIVIQVSEDFIEELILDVLLEFHT, encoded by the exons ATGATGCGGGAAAGTAATATCAGCTGTATGCGGGGAGTGCTTGATGTCCTTGAATCCGGCCAAGTCCGAGCCTGTAATGACCAGATTTCGAATGGAGAGTTGATGAATAAACACATTATTG ATTATCCAAGAAAGCTTGACCGGCTTGGAAGTTTTAATGAAGAATGTCGgagaattcaa TTTGCAGCAGACTTGGCAATATGCCGAGCTGATACAAGAGAAACAAGATTCAGTAATCTCCTTGAAGAAGATATCACCGTCGAGAATCACAATGCCAATCAAATGATCGTTAAGGGGCTGCAACATGAGAAAACTGAGTCGGACCTTCTTCATCATCTGGCGAAAACTCAATACATAGCAAGAGAGAAGGGCAAAAAATCTGCTCGCAACTCTTCTTTGTCTCACAATTCAGCAAGCTTGATTCATCGGCCTTCTTCAATTTCAGCTGCAACATCTTTAAATAAGCTCAGGATTGAGGAAATATTAGGCGTAATATGCACTCAGGATGCAGACTTGAAGATGAAACATGTGCAAAGAAGGGCTAAAGCCTTTGTTGATCAGATGTTTATCGACAGAAGATTCTTTGgaaaacaagaagcaagctCCGAGTGCAAACCCTTCTCCGATGCATTGGAAGTTTTGAGTACAAACAAGGATTTGTTCATGGAATTCTTGCCTGAGCCAAATCCCATGTCAGCAAGATTTACTAAGCCAGTGCTGGAAGCCAAATTCTCGGAATTTGAGAGCACATATGATATTAGTTCGGAAAACAGGAACTTGAAGAAGCCTTTATTGGAAAAGATCGATCATAAGTGCCAATACGCCATGAAAACACATTTCACGCGCCATCATGATAAGGTAGTAATACTGAAGCCAGCCCCTCAAAATATCAGATACTCGGAAAATATGACCCGTCATTGCTCGTCTGGGCAATCAAATCAGAAAAGGAACCTAACAGCTTTCAATGCTTTCAAAGAGATGAAGAGAAAGTTGAAATATACATTTGGAGGCAGCAGAAAAGGAACCAAACAGCTTTCAATGAAGGTAAATTCAAATAAACTTGCCTATGATAAGCCCATTTTGGGAGTCGGAGACTGTATCTGTCGCGGAATGGACACCGTGAATTCTTTCAGTTCTTCCAAAAATGTTGAGATAAGGGGACATCTAAGCAAGAAATCATCTCTCAGATCCATCGAAGGGCCTGATAATATTTGCATGAAGGAGACAGTGCGCAGAAAGATAGACTTCCCAAGTGTTAGCCTCTCCATGAAACAAGAATTTGATGTGATTTTTGAGGCGAAAAGGCAACTTTACGCTAGAGTGAATGAAGTGAATGCATTAGAGAACACGAAAAGTAAAAGATCCCCAAAAACTGTGGCCCAGATTCTTTCCTCTCCAGAACATGATTTCAGCTGGCCAATAAGCCCGAAACGAGACAGCCTATATTGTTCTGGTTCTCCTCAAATGAGATTTAGCACCTACAGCAACTCTCCAAGTATCACTCGAAGCAGTTGCTTGATAATGAATGAGAGGCAAAGCATTTGCCCAAGTCCATTGAGACCAAATAAAGAAGTTATTTGTAATGAAGATTATAAGATACATGAAGGTACTGAGACTTTGGAAACAAAAAACATTTCATCTATGATCCGATCCTCGGATGATCATGAATATTGTACCATTCTTTCTGAAACAGATGAAGTGGACTTTAATGATG GAGAACAAGAAATCGAGGAAATAGATAGCATCCAGAAACATGAATTAAGCACTTCAGAAGTGGAAAGTGAATCCAGCAGCACAGTACAAAGAAGTGACGTTACGGAGTTACAGGAGGACGATGAAATTGCAGCTCATTTCATA GACACACATTCGGAGAATGAGACATTGGCATCTACATTGGATGATATCCCCTTCACTTCTTTGAGCATCTGCGACAGCACTAAATATCAAGAAGAACATCTAAGCCCGGTTTCTGTACTCGAGCCATTTTTCATAGATGTCATTAACAGTCCGCCAAGCACGGTGTTTCAAACTG TTGAACGATCATTACAACCACTTCGTCTCAACTTTGAAGAATGTTCATCCGACCCAACCACCCATGATCCAAAACTTGACATTAAAACATGCAAGAATGAACAAGACCACATATCAGTTTATGTCCATTTAGTGCTCCAAGCTTCTTGTGTGAACTGGGATCATCTATCAGATATTAGCCCACTACATGAAGAACTGATTCATGCATCACTATTCGATGAACTGGAGTTCCCTCTTATCGATCCTAACCTCAATCCAAAGCTTCTATTTGATCATATAAATGAAGTTTTACTAGAGATTTATCAATGGAATTTCTCCTCTCCTCCTTGGCTAACATTCATAAAGCCAAAGATCACGAGTTTGCCATTGGAAGAAGTTGTGCTTGATGAGATCATGAAAGAAGCTGACTTCTATGTACTGCCTCAGACAGAGAGACGAACGTTGAACGAGATTGTTTCGAAAGACATTGCACATTCTAGAACGTGGCTTGATGTCCGGCTTGATGCCGAGCAAATTGTGATTCAAGTGTCAGAAGATTTTATAGAGGAGTTGATACTGGATGTGCTACTTGAATTTCATACATAA
- the LOC140977964 gene encoding serine/threonine-protein kinase BSK7-like isoform X2 gives MTCELKKVAFGYVKSCSFSCSCSSCWIRMGSHFSKLTSCCFISQSDGPGHETDDAEIEDKSEISDLPAFREYSIEQLRTATSRFSVANIVSEHGEKAPNVVYKGKLENQRRIAVKRFNRSAWPDSRQFLEEARAVGQLRNNRMANLLGCCCEGDERLLVAEFMPNETLAKHLFHWETQPMKWAMRLRVALYLAQALEYCTSKGRALYHDLNAYRVVFDDDANPRLSCFGLMKNSRDGKSYSTNLAFTPPEYLRTGRVTPESVIYSFGTLLLDLLSGKHIPPSHALDLMKDRNIQMLTDSCLEGEFSNDDGTELVRLASRCLQYELRERPNPKSIVTALSPLQKETEVPSHVLMGIPHGGGAMPLSALGEACLRMDLTAIQEILEKLGYKDDEGAATEMWTNQMQETLNLKKKGDAAFRHKDFKVAIECYSQFIEVGTMVSPTVFAHRSLSYLMSEMPQEALNDAVQAQVISPVWHIASYLQASALFALGRENEAQIALKEGLILEEKRKKATS, from the exons ATGACCTGTGAGCTTAAAAAAGTGGCTTTTGGCTACGTGAAGTCTTGTTCCTTTTCCTGTTCGTGTTCTAGTTGTTGGATTAGGATGGGCAGCCATTTTTCCAAGCTCACCTCATGTTGTTTTATCTCCCAAAGTGATGGACCGGGTCATGAAACTGATGATGCTG AAATTGAGGATAAAAGTGAAATCAGTGATTTGCCTGCATTTCGTGAATACTCTATCGAACAACTCAGGACAGCTACATCCAGATTTTCTGTAGCAAACATAGTTTCAGAACATGGGGAGAAAGCTCCGAATGTGGTTTATAAGGGGAAATTGGAGAATCAGAGGCGGATAGCTGTCAAACGCTTTAACAGGTCTGCTTGGCCTGATTCCAGGCAGTTTTTG GAAGAAGCAAGAGCTGTTGGTCAACTCCGGAATAATAGAATGGCGAATTTACTTGGTTGCTGCTGTGAAGGTGATGAGAGGTTGCTGGTTGCTGAATTTATGCCCAATGAAACACTTGCAAAGCATCTATTTCACT GGGAAACACAGCCGATGAAGTGGGCAATGCGATTGAGGGTCGCATTATATCTTGCACAAGCATTAGAATATTGCACAAGTAAAGGGCGTGCTCTTTATCATGATCTTAATGCCTACAGAGTAGTCTTTGATGAT GATGCCAATCCTAGACTGTCATGCTTTGGTTTGATGAAGAACAGTAGAGATGGGAAAAGTTACAGTACAAATTTAGCATTTACTCCTCCAGAGTACCTGAGGACTG GGAGAGTAACTCCAGAAAGCGTAATTTACAGCTTTGGCACACTTTTACTTGACCTCCTCAGCGGAAAACACATCCCACCAAGTCAC GCCCTTGATTTAATGAAGGACCGGAATATTCAAATGCTAACAGATTCTTGCTTGGAAGGTgaattttcaaatgatgatggAACTGAGTTGGTACGTCTAGCGTCAAGATGTCTGCAATACGAACTTCGGGAGAGGCCAAATCCAAAATCAATAGTTACTGCATTATCTCCTCTTCAGAAGGAAACCGAG GTTCCTTCTCATGTGCTGATGGGTATCCCTCATGGTGGAGGGGCTATGCCTCTATCAGCACTCGGTGAAGCATGTTTGAGAATGGATTTAACTGCCATACAAGAGATATTAGAAAAACTAGGTTACAAAGACGATGAAGGAGCAGCAACTGAG ATGTGGACCAATCAAATGCAGGAAACATTGAACTTGAAGAAAAAGGGTGATGCAGCATTCCGTCATAAAGATTTTAAGGTTGCAATTGAATGTTACTCACAG TTTATTGAAGTTGGAACAATGGTCTCCCCCACTGTTTTTGCTCATCGTAGTTTGTCTTATCTCATGAGTGAGATGCCACAGGAGGCCCTCAATGATGCAGTGCAAGCGCAGGTTATATCACCCGTTTGGCATATAGCGTCATATTTACAAGCATCTGCTCTTTTTGCTTTAGGGAGGGAGAACGAGGCACAAATTGCACTTAAAGAGGGTTTGATTCTTGAAGAAAAACGGAAGAAGGCTACATCCTAA
- the LOC140977964 gene encoding serine/threonine-protein kinase BSK7-like isoform X3, with translation MANLLGCCCEGDERLLVAEFMPNETLAKHLFHWETQPMKWAMRLRVALYLAQALEYCTSKGRALYHDLNAYRVVFDDDANPRLSCFGLMKNSRDGKSYSTNLAFTPPEYLRTGRVTPESVIYSFGTLLLDLLSGKHIPPSHALDLMKDRNIQMLTDSCLEGEFSNDDGTELVRLASRCLQYELRERPNPKSIVTALSPLQKETEVPSHVLMGIPHGGGAMPLSALGEACLRMDLTAIQEILEKLGYKDDEGAATELSFQMWTNQMQETLNLKKKGDAAFRHKDFKVAIECYSQFIEVGTMVSPTVFAHRSLSYLMSEMPQEALNDAVQAQVISPVWHIASYLQASALFALGRENEAQIALKEGLILEEKRKKATS, from the exons ATGGCGAATTTACTTGGTTGCTGCTGTGAAGGTGATGAGAGGTTGCTGGTTGCTGAATTTATGCCCAATGAAACACTTGCAAAGCATCTATTTCACT GGGAAACACAGCCGATGAAGTGGGCAATGCGATTGAGGGTCGCATTATATCTTGCACAAGCATTAGAATATTGCACAAGTAAAGGGCGTGCTCTTTATCATGATCTTAATGCCTACAGAGTAGTCTTTGATGAT GATGCCAATCCTAGACTGTCATGCTTTGGTTTGATGAAGAACAGTAGAGATGGGAAAAGTTACAGTACAAATTTAGCATTTACTCCTCCAGAGTACCTGAGGACTG GGAGAGTAACTCCAGAAAGCGTAATTTACAGCTTTGGCACACTTTTACTTGACCTCCTCAGCGGAAAACACATCCCACCAAGTCAC GCCCTTGATTTAATGAAGGACCGGAATATTCAAATGCTAACAGATTCTTGCTTGGAAGGTgaattttcaaatgatgatggAACTGAGTTGGTACGTCTAGCGTCAAGATGTCTGCAATACGAACTTCGGGAGAGGCCAAATCCAAAATCAATAGTTACTGCATTATCTCCTCTTCAGAAGGAAACCGAG GTTCCTTCTCATGTGCTGATGGGTATCCCTCATGGTGGAGGGGCTATGCCTCTATCAGCACTCGGTGAAGCATGTTTGAGAATGGATTTAACTGCCATACAAGAGATATTAGAAAAACTAGGTTACAAAGACGATGAAGGAGCAGCAACTGAG CTTTCATTCCAGATGTGGACCAATCAAATGCAGGAAACATTGAACTTGAAGAAAAAGGGTGATGCAGCATTCCGTCATAAAGATTTTAAGGTTGCAATTGAATGTTACTCACAG TTTATTGAAGTTGGAACAATGGTCTCCCCCACTGTTTTTGCTCATCGTAGTTTGTCTTATCTCATGAGTGAGATGCCACAGGAGGCCCTCAATGATGCAGTGCAAGCGCAGGTTATATCACCCGTTTGGCATATAGCGTCATATTTACAAGCATCTGCTCTTTTTGCTTTAGGGAGGGAGAACGAGGCACAAATTGCACTTAAAGAGGGTTTGATTCTTGAAGAAAAACGGAAGAAGGCTACATCCTAA
- the LOC140977964 gene encoding serine/threonine-protein kinase BSK7-like isoform X1: MTCELKKVAFGYVKSCSFSCSCSSCWIRMGSHFSKLTSCCFISQSDGPGHETDDAEIEDKSEISDLPAFREYSIEQLRTATSRFSVANIVSEHGEKAPNVVYKGKLENQRRIAVKRFNRSAWPDSRQFLEEARAVGQLRNNRMANLLGCCCEGDERLLVAEFMPNETLAKHLFHWETQPMKWAMRLRVALYLAQALEYCTSKGRALYHDLNAYRVVFDDDANPRLSCFGLMKNSRDGKSYSTNLAFTPPEYLRTGRVTPESVIYSFGTLLLDLLSGKHIPPSHALDLMKDRNIQMLTDSCLEGEFSNDDGTELVRLASRCLQYELRERPNPKSIVTALSPLQKETEVPSHVLMGIPHGGGAMPLSALGEACLRMDLTAIQEILEKLGYKDDEGAATELSFQMWTNQMQETLNLKKKGDAAFRHKDFKVAIECYSQFIEVGTMVSPTVFAHRSLSYLMSEMPQEALNDAVQAQVISPVWHIASYLQASALFALGRENEAQIALKEGLILEEKRKKATS, from the exons ATGACCTGTGAGCTTAAAAAAGTGGCTTTTGGCTACGTGAAGTCTTGTTCCTTTTCCTGTTCGTGTTCTAGTTGTTGGATTAGGATGGGCAGCCATTTTTCCAAGCTCACCTCATGTTGTTTTATCTCCCAAAGTGATGGACCGGGTCATGAAACTGATGATGCTG AAATTGAGGATAAAAGTGAAATCAGTGATTTGCCTGCATTTCGTGAATACTCTATCGAACAACTCAGGACAGCTACATCCAGATTTTCTGTAGCAAACATAGTTTCAGAACATGGGGAGAAAGCTCCGAATGTGGTTTATAAGGGGAAATTGGAGAATCAGAGGCGGATAGCTGTCAAACGCTTTAACAGGTCTGCTTGGCCTGATTCCAGGCAGTTTTTG GAAGAAGCAAGAGCTGTTGGTCAACTCCGGAATAATAGAATGGCGAATTTACTTGGTTGCTGCTGTGAAGGTGATGAGAGGTTGCTGGTTGCTGAATTTATGCCCAATGAAACACTTGCAAAGCATCTATTTCACT GGGAAACACAGCCGATGAAGTGGGCAATGCGATTGAGGGTCGCATTATATCTTGCACAAGCATTAGAATATTGCACAAGTAAAGGGCGTGCTCTTTATCATGATCTTAATGCCTACAGAGTAGTCTTTGATGAT GATGCCAATCCTAGACTGTCATGCTTTGGTTTGATGAAGAACAGTAGAGATGGGAAAAGTTACAGTACAAATTTAGCATTTACTCCTCCAGAGTACCTGAGGACTG GGAGAGTAACTCCAGAAAGCGTAATTTACAGCTTTGGCACACTTTTACTTGACCTCCTCAGCGGAAAACACATCCCACCAAGTCAC GCCCTTGATTTAATGAAGGACCGGAATATTCAAATGCTAACAGATTCTTGCTTGGAAGGTgaattttcaaatgatgatggAACTGAGTTGGTACGTCTAGCGTCAAGATGTCTGCAATACGAACTTCGGGAGAGGCCAAATCCAAAATCAATAGTTACTGCATTATCTCCTCTTCAGAAGGAAACCGAG GTTCCTTCTCATGTGCTGATGGGTATCCCTCATGGTGGAGGGGCTATGCCTCTATCAGCACTCGGTGAAGCATGTTTGAGAATGGATTTAACTGCCATACAAGAGATATTAGAAAAACTAGGTTACAAAGACGATGAAGGAGCAGCAACTGAG CTTTCATTCCAGATGTGGACCAATCAAATGCAGGAAACATTGAACTTGAAGAAAAAGGGTGATGCAGCATTCCGTCATAAAGATTTTAAGGTTGCAATTGAATGTTACTCACAG TTTATTGAAGTTGGAACAATGGTCTCCCCCACTGTTTTTGCTCATCGTAGTTTGTCTTATCTCATGAGTGAGATGCCACAGGAGGCCCTCAATGATGCAGTGCAAGCGCAGGTTATATCACCCGTTTGGCATATAGCGTCATATTTACAAGCATCTGCTCTTTTTGCTTTAGGGAGGGAGAACGAGGCACAAATTGCACTTAAAGAGGGTTTGATTCTTGAAGAAAAACGGAAGAAGGCTACATCCTAA
- the LOC140977960 gene encoding uncharacterized protein isoform X2, with translation MIVKGLQHEKTESDLLHHLAKTQYIAREKGKKSARNSSLSHNSASLIHRPSSISAATSLNKLRIEEILGVICTQDADLKMKHVQRRAKAFVDQMFIDRRFFGKQEASSECKPFSDALEVLSTNKDLFMEFLPEPNPMSARFTKPVLEAKFSEFESTYDISSENRNLKKPLLEKIDHKCQYAMKTHFTRHHDKVVILKPAPQNIRYSENMTRHCSSGQSNQKRNLTAFNAFKEMKRKLKYTFGGSRKGTKQLSMKVNSNKLAYDKPILGVGDCICRGMDTVNSFSSSKNVEIRGHLSKKSSLRSIEGPDNICMKETVRRKIDFPSVSLSMKQEFDVIFEAKRQLYARVNEVNALENTKSKRSPKTVAQILSSPEHDFSWPISPKRDSLYCSGSPQMRFSTYSNSPSITRSSCLIMNERQSICPSPLRPNKEVICNEDYKIHEGTETLETKNISSMIRSSDDHEYCTILSETDEVDFNDGEQEIEEIDSIQKHELSTSEVESESSSTVQRSDVTELQEDDEIAAHFIDTHSENETLASTLDDIPFTSLSICDSTKYQEEHLSPVSVLEPFFIDVINSPPSTVFQTVERSLQPLRLNFEECSSDPTTHDPKLDIKTCKNEQDHISVYVHLVLQASCVNWDHLSDISPLHEELIHASLFDELEFPLIDPNLNPKLLFDHINEVLLEIYQWNFSSPPWLTFIKPKITSLPLEEVVLDEIMKEADFYVLPQTERRTLNEIVSKDIAHSRTWLDVRLDAEQIVIQVSEDFIEELILDVLLEFHT, from the exons ATGATCGTTAAGGGGCTGCAACATGAGAAAACTGAGTCGGACCTTCTTCATCATCTGGCGAAAACTCAATACATAGCAAGAGAGAAGGGCAAAAAATCTGCTCGCAACTCTTCTTTGTCTCACAATTCAGCAAGCTTGATTCATCGGCCTTCTTCAATTTCAGCTGCAACATCTTTAAATAAGCTCAGGATTGAGGAAATATTAGGCGTAATATGCACTCAGGATGCAGACTTGAAGATGAAACATGTGCAAAGAAGGGCTAAAGCCTTTGTTGATCAGATGTTTATCGACAGAAGATTCTTTGgaaaacaagaagcaagctCCGAGTGCAAACCCTTCTCCGATGCATTGGAAGTTTTGAGTACAAACAAGGATTTGTTCATGGAATTCTTGCCTGAGCCAAATCCCATGTCAGCAAGATTTACTAAGCCAGTGCTGGAAGCCAAATTCTCGGAATTTGAGAGCACATATGATATTAGTTCGGAAAACAGGAACTTGAAGAAGCCTTTATTGGAAAAGATCGATCATAAGTGCCAATACGCCATGAAAACACATTTCACGCGCCATCATGATAAGGTAGTAATACTGAAGCCAGCCCCTCAAAATATCAGATACTCGGAAAATATGACCCGTCATTGCTCGTCTGGGCAATCAAATCAGAAAAGGAACCTAACAGCTTTCAATGCTTTCAAAGAGATGAAGAGAAAGTTGAAATATACATTTGGAGGCAGCAGAAAAGGAACCAAACAGCTTTCAATGAAGGTAAATTCAAATAAACTTGCCTATGATAAGCCCATTTTGGGAGTCGGAGACTGTATCTGTCGCGGAATGGACACCGTGAATTCTTTCAGTTCTTCCAAAAATGTTGAGATAAGGGGACATCTAAGCAAGAAATCATCTCTCAGATCCATCGAAGGGCCTGATAATATTTGCATGAAGGAGACAGTGCGCAGAAAGATAGACTTCCCAAGTGTTAGCCTCTCCATGAAACAAGAATTTGATGTGATTTTTGAGGCGAAAAGGCAACTTTACGCTAGAGTGAATGAAGTGAATGCATTAGAGAACACGAAAAGTAAAAGATCCCCAAAAACTGTGGCCCAGATTCTTTCCTCTCCAGAACATGATTTCAGCTGGCCAATAAGCCCGAAACGAGACAGCCTATATTGTTCTGGTTCTCCTCAAATGAGATTTAGCACCTACAGCAACTCTCCAAGTATCACTCGAAGCAGTTGCTTGATAATGAATGAGAGGCAAAGCATTTGCCCAAGTCCATTGAGACCAAATAAAGAAGTTATTTGTAATGAAGATTATAAGATACATGAAGGTACTGAGACTTTGGAAACAAAAAACATTTCATCTATGATCCGATCCTCGGATGATCATGAATATTGTACCATTCTTTCTGAAACAGATGAAGTGGACTTTAATGATG GAGAACAAGAAATCGAGGAAATAGATAGCATCCAGAAACATGAATTAAGCACTTCAGAAGTGGAAAGTGAATCCAGCAGCACAGTACAAAGAAGTGACGTTACGGAGTTACAGGAGGACGATGAAATTGCAGCTCATTTCATA GACACACATTCGGAGAATGAGACATTGGCATCTACATTGGATGATATCCCCTTCACTTCTTTGAGCATCTGCGACAGCACTAAATATCAAGAAGAACATCTAAGCCCGGTTTCTGTACTCGAGCCATTTTTCATAGATGTCATTAACAGTCCGCCAAGCACGGTGTTTCAAACTG TTGAACGATCATTACAACCACTTCGTCTCAACTTTGAAGAATGTTCATCCGACCCAACCACCCATGATCCAAAACTTGACATTAAAACATGCAAGAATGAACAAGACCACATATCAGTTTATGTCCATTTAGTGCTCCAAGCTTCTTGTGTGAACTGGGATCATCTATCAGATATTAGCCCACTACATGAAGAACTGATTCATGCATCACTATTCGATGAACTGGAGTTCCCTCTTATCGATCCTAACCTCAATCCAAAGCTTCTATTTGATCATATAAATGAAGTTTTACTAGAGATTTATCAATGGAATTTCTCCTCTCCTCCTTGGCTAACATTCATAAAGCCAAAGATCACGAGTTTGCCATTGGAAGAAGTTGTGCTTGATGAGATCATGAAAGAAGCTGACTTCTATGTACTGCCTCAGACAGAGAGACGAACGTTGAACGAGATTGTTTCGAAAGACATTGCACATTCTAGAACGTGGCTTGATGTCCGGCTTGATGCCGAGCAAATTGTGATTCAAGTGTCAGAAGATTTTATAGAGGAGTTGATACTGGATGTGCTACTTGAATTTCATACATAA